Proteins encoded together in one Triticum dicoccoides isolate Atlit2015 ecotype Zavitan chromosome 7B, WEW_v2.0, whole genome shotgun sequence window:
- the LOC119335618 gene encoding disease resistance protein RPM1-like: MADTLFLVLRKIALSLGGAASEKLSTEVVEAASVLTDFEHGMKQIEGEFMILQAFIGQVSAQNVGDKTFDAWLDQVRDVAHQVEDIIDEYTFLTSQAAGIDGFFKRKFHQAKSFAAWRNLSSQIDQVETRIQRLTTMKDRYGISVGEPGRSSTLQYARQLSLSDSSYLSDDTELVGNASEISMLTQWLLTERQDRLIMSILGMGGLGKTTIASSIYKNQQIIRMFDCHVWVTLSQNYLVEDLLRQIMKQLMDQRAYMASGIETMSRVRLIEELQSYLQDKKYMIVLDDVWDRDDWLFLKRALVINNHGSRVLVTTRKKDVASLANDGFVVELKVLPYAEAWDLFCQKAFRRLEDKICPLNLRPWADKIVKKCQGLPLAIVAVGSLLSYRELEEQEWSSLHNQLSWQLANNPELSWIMSVLNLSLNDLPSHLKNCFLYCSLFPEDYKVKRRWICRLWVAEGLVEERGAGTTMEEVAECYLKELTRRSLLEVAERNVHGRASSFQMHDLVRDACLIVANREKFAVVYGDPGITQVNSEVRRLFVQKHARSLKVAAASRIRSLILFDTQVASSWIYDISSNFRLIRVLCLRFANIHQVPAVVPDLLNLHYLDLAHTKVKHIPASLGKLTNLQVLDLRFTYVEQLPWEITNLTKLRHLYVYMLRDVQERIFDCFSATNIPGNISRLKNLQSLQSVSANKDLLTQLGELTLMRSFAIMKMRQNYIAELWDSLARMPSLSRLVIFANSKDEVLNLIKIKPLRNLKFFWLRGRLYEGVLPQMFASFEKLAALKLDCSCLKKDPINSFAHTLNLVYLNLCRTYDGEQLTFRAGWFPKLSSLALVDMERLNSIEIEEGTMKVLHTLEIVGLKSLKIVPRGIKHIKTLQKMVLTDMRKEFMDRLHADDSDIVEHIPDIQSFDSFDSEAVKKMVLLPHLAKKYGTGWWELC, encoded by the exons ATGGCAGACACCCTATTTCTTGTTCTCAGAAAAATTGCTCTCTCCCTCGGAGGAGCGGcgtcagagaagctgagcacagagGTAGTGGAGGCAGCATCGGTTCTGACGGATTTCGAGCATGGCATGAAACAGATCGAGGGCGAGTTCATGATTCTGCAGGCATTTATTGGCCAGGTTAGCGCACAGAATGTTGGTGACAAGACATTTGATGCCTGGCTGGACCAAGTTAGAGATGTTGCCCATCAGGTAGAAGATATCATTGACGAGTATACTTTCCTCACTTCGCAAGCTGCTGGCATAGACGGATTCTTCAAGAGGAAATTCCATCAGGCTAAGAGCTTTGCAGCATGGCGGAACCTGTCAAGCCAGATTGATCAAGTAGAAACTCGAATTCAGCGGCTCACTACAATGAAAGATCGTTATGGAATTTCTGTAGGAGAACCGGGCAGGAGTAGCACACTACAATATGCCAGGCAGCTCTCTCTATCAGATTCTTCTTATCTATCTGATGATACTGAGTTAGTGGGCAATGCCAGTGAAATAAGTATGTTGACACAATGGCTACTCACAGAGCGACAAGACCGATTGATCATGTCCATCCTTGGCATGGGAGGTCTAGGAAAAACAACCATAGCAAGCAGTATCTACAAAAATCAACAGATTATCAGAATGTTTGACTGTCATGTGTGGGTGACTTTATCTCAGAATTATCTAGTTGAAGACCTACTGAGGCAAATCATGAAGCAACTGATGGACCAAAGAGCCTACATGGCCAGTGGTATCGAGACTATGAGTCGTGTAAGACTAATTGAGGAACTTCAGAGCTACCTACAGGACAAGAAATATATGATTGTCTTGGATGATGTATGGGATAGAGATGACTGGTTATTTTTGAAGCGTGCACTTGTAATAAATAATCATGGAAGTAGAGTGCTAGTGACAACTCGCAAAAAGGATGTTGCTTCCTTAGCAAATGACGGATTTGTTGTGGAGCTTAAAGTTCTTCCTTATGCTGAAGCATGGGACCTATTCTGTCAAAAGGCATTCCGTAGATTAGAAGACAAAATATGTCCACTAAATCTGAGGCCTTGGGCAGATAAAATTGTGAAGAAGTGCCAAGGACTTCCACTGGCTATCGTCGCAGTTGGGAGCCTTTTGTCGTACCGAGAACTAGAGGAGCAAGAGTGGAGTTCTCTCCACAACCAACTTAGCTGGCAACTAGCTAACAATCCAGAGCTCAGTTGGATTATGAGTGTTCTGAATCTCAGCTTGAATGATCTCCCAAGTCATTTAAAGAATTGCTTCCTATACTGCAGCCTTTTCCCTGAAGACTACAAGGTTAAAAGAAGATGGATCTGCAGGCTTTGGGTCGCAGAAGGTCTTGTTGAGGAAAGAGGTGCCGGGACAACAATGGAGGAAGTTGCTGAGTGTTACCTAAAGGAGCTCACTCGTCGTTCTCTTCTTGAAGTTGCAGAAAGGAATGTTCATGGAAGAGCTAGCTCATTTCAAATGCATGACCTTGTGCGCGATGCATGTCTGATTGTTGCAAACAGAGAGAAGTTTGCTGTCGTATACGGTGACCCTGGTATAACCCAGGTTAACTCTGAAGTCCGCCGCTTGTTTGTTCAGAAGCATGCTCGGTCTCTAAAGGTTGCTGCAGCGTCACGGATCCGATCTTTAATCTTATTTGACACACAAGTTGCATCCTCTTGGATATATGACATTTCATCAAATTTCAGACTGATCCGTGTCCTGTGTCTAAGGTTTGCTAACATTCATCAAGTGCCGGCTGTTGTCCCAGACTTGCTTAATTTGCACTATTTGGATTTAGCTCACACAAAGGTTAAGCATATACCAGCATCGCTCGGTAAACTTACGAACCTACAAGTTTTGGACCTGCGGTTCACCTACGTGGAGCAGCTGCCATGGGAAATAACAAACCTTACTAAATTGAGGCATCTGTATGTATACATGCTCCGTGATGTTCAAGAAAGGATATTTGACTGCTTTTCTGCTACAAATATCCCTGGCAATATTAGCCGTCTAAAGAATCTGCAAAGCTTACAATCTGTTTCGGCCAATAAAGACCTACTTACGCAGCTCGGTGAGTTGACACTGATGAGAAGTTTCGCTATAATGAAAATGCGTCAAAACTACATTGCAGAGTTATGGGACTCCTTGGCCAGGATGCCTAGCCTCAGTAGGTTGGTTATTTTTGCAAACAGCAAGGATGAGGTTCTTAATCTGATAAAGATAAAGCCCTTGCGAAATCTGAAGTTTTTTTGGTTGAGAGGGAGGTTGTATGAGGGAGTGCTCCCGCAGATGTTTGCAAGTTTTGAGAAGCTCGCTGCGTTGAAACTTGATTGTTCTTGTCTGAAGAAAGATCCTATTAACTCCTTTGCTCACACGCTGAATCTAGTGTATCTGAATCTTTGCAGAACTTATGATGGGGAACAATTAACATTTCGTGCAGGATGGTTTCCCAAGCTCAGTTCTCTTGCATTAGTTGACATGGAACGTTTAAATTCGATTGAGATTGAGGAAGGCACAATGAAGGTTCTACATACTTTGGAGATTGTTGGTCTAAAGAGTCTGAAGATAGTGCCTCGAGGCATCAAGCACATTAAGACACTACAGAAGATGGTTCTAACAGATATGCGAAAGGAGTTCATGGATAGGCTGCATGCGGATGACAGTGACATTGTTGAGCATATACCTGACATCCAGAGTTTTGACTCCTTCGATTCTGAAGCTG TTAAGAAGATGGTTCTTCTGCCACATCTTGCAAAGAAGTATGGCACAGGCTGGTGGGAGCTTTGTTAA